The genomic DNA CTAGCATTAAGACTGCCGACAAGTGTCCATTCGTCGACAATTGGTGGATTACTGGTGTTACTGAAAAAAGAGGGAGTGATGAATGGTTCAGTAACAAGCCAACCACCAAGATTAACACCTCTAATTGGTAGTTCGCCATATGGAAATGGCTCGTTTAAAGGAGGAACATGTGGATTCGCCTGAGCACTGTCGTCCCAAGTACTATTAAGACCCATTATTGATAGTCCACCGACAGTGGCATTGGTATATGTAGTATTAAAGTCCGTCTTATCTAACCAAGTTGAAGGATCTAAAATAGTGCCCTTGGCAGATGATGGTATGCTGTTGTCGCTAGTGGCAGTCGACGTGGAACTAGGGcctgatgttgaagatggcGATTGCTGTGTCCTGGATGTATCTTTGTTATTTTTACCAATTACTAACAGTCCAATTGGTATTAGTACTGCAGCAAGAATGGCTATTAAAGCCACAATGCCAATAAAAATCCACAGCTTCTTTTTACCTCGCTTACCACTGGCTCCATTGCCATCGGGCGATCCATTGTCTGGCATGCCCGTACCATCAATCTGCCCATCTGATGCGAGACTTTTCTCATTAAAGCCTGTTCCGCTGTATGGCTtgactggtggtggtataGGAGCGGGATCGAGGTGATCGTCAAATGGAGTGGTTGCTTTGATGGCTTGATGGGCAGGAACTGTGCCTTCCTCTGCCACAATAGTTGACGATCCGTTATGTAAACTGGCACTGTTGATTGGGTTGAGACCACCACCCATGCCATTGCTTCCCTTGGTGGTATGGTAGCTACTGGCCCAAGTTTGTTGTGAGCTGTTGGCAGCATGATTTTGATAGAGAGCTTGAGCAGGACCAGTACTggaagctgctgatggtgctCTGGCCGAAGATGTATTGGAACCACGTCGATGAGACGAAATTGGCGGTACTGGAggttgaaaaatattggCCTGTTCGTTGGTCGACTCATGGTCGTCATGCTCATCGTACATCTCACCTTCTTCGGGCTGGAGAAAACTAAAATCACTATCCCGACTATGGTTTGTGTTCAGAGAGTACATATCACTCTCAACAAATGTATAACGGGGTCTAGGTAATGGAGCTGCTGACTGCGTTACCGAGTCCCTGACCGACCTTCGGTCTTTATTGTCCATGATTATGGAGTGCGGTGAATGTCGCCTCGTATTCGTTACTGGCATGTCCATAATGAAAGAAGCCTGTTTCGAATCAGAAATATGCGTGTATTAAGTGGGACTTAAGCAAGATTAAGATTTGGCGATACACTTGGAAAGACTTCAGGGGTCAACGAGGAGTAACCTTGAAACCAAAAATGAAATAGATCAGAAAAAACTAagacaaacaaaaacaataacagaacaagaaagaaagtgTGCAATGGtgaaaaaatgaaaagagCAAAAATCACAAGAATAGCAACCAGACAATGCTAATAAGTTGAATGACAGGAATGAAACGTAGCTAGTAGCTAGGTAAGTAGCGATTGTGAGACAGAATAACTCTTCACACGGCCCCAGGTCGGATCTCGCGTTCCACGCGTGAAAAAATGCTAAAATCCAGAATAGACAAGCAGTATCGGCAAaatactgctgctgtagcgTAGTAGTTCTGAATAGGGGTAGAATTTTAATGCGATTACGATAATAACATGGGTATATGCATGCATGTACTTCCCACCAGCTGTCAACTGATCCCGCGCTGCACTTGAATATTTCCAGGTCAATACGGTATAACtgataaaataaatcaaaatataagACTATTGCCAGTCCAAAATGACTGTTCTTAAGTCTATTCTTTATTCTCAAATTAGCAATGAAACGCGATTTTATTAAGTCCTTTAGTTTAGTACCTGTCTCTGTTCTCTTTGTACCTAGTTTTGTGGGGTATGCATGTCCCATTTTTTGAGTAAAGACGCGCAATCGGAGTATTTGTCCACTCTGGAACAGCTGCTCAGACCTCTGTGTTACATGTTAAAAGTCTCAATGGCTAGGACACTTTTAATCGTACAGATTGAACCCTTTTTCTCGTTGCAAAATCCATTTTAAGCTGGCAAAAAAGTCGTCTGTTGACCACCTTTACCTTTGGCTTTCCTAAAAAAGCTCTGTACGTACAGCTTATTTTTGGGAGAAgaattttcagggggtaGATTCTCATAACATTACCTTGTTGGTGGAAAAGTTGTACTAATCGGGACGGCGTCAGACTCGTTCTTCTCAAGCTGCAGACGTGCCGTCCAGAAAGCGTATACACGCTATGCATCATGCAAGTATTAATTATACCGCTTAAAAGGTGATTCTAAACTACCCCTGGGATTTAACTCCTGACtctgagcttgagcttctCCTCTGTACAAGCGGGGTACTAACGAGCCCCAGCTGATCACGCGGACTAAAGGTAAATAATAGCTGTATGATAAGATCAATTGAAAGCCGACATTTCTCCAACCGGCTCAACAATCAAATCCCATGCTATCCTGACCCTCTTTACATACTTAAGTTTCGCCCGATTACACTTTTGTACCTGGGAAtccgcctccggcggctggggctccgccccagaccccgctgctcgtctcgcttcgctcgactCGGGCGTGGCGTCTCTCGAGTACCATTGTATCTGTTGCAAGAGCATTTTAATACCAAAAATACTAAAACTGGTGTAGAGAATATTATTCGTCTTTAATTTATTCTTGCGAATAGCCAGAGCACCATTCAGACGACCGACCACCTGCTGACAAGCCAGTTATGAGAACAAGCCCAGGAGAGTTGGGAATTTCATCGAGGTTCTATGGATGATcctgcctccagcggctgggctcTGTCCCAGACaccgtagctcctgcttcgcaggagactgctgcgGTCCGAAgagacgactcgagcgtagcgagaggagccatggggtctggggcagagccccagccgccggaggcag from Sugiyamaella lignohabitans strain CBS 10342 chromosome D, complete sequence includes the following:
- the EXG2 gene encoding Exg2p (Exo-1,3-beta-glucanase; involved in cell wall beta-glucan assembly; may be anchored to the plasma membrane via a glycosylphosphatidylinositol (GPI) anchor; GO_component: GO:0031225 - anchored component of membrane [Evidence IEA]; GO_component: GO:0009277 - fungal-type cell wall [Evidence IDA] [PMID 7875558]; GO_component: GO:0016020 - membrane [Evidence IEA]; GO_component: GO:0005886 - plasma membrane [Evidence IEA,IEA]; GO_function: GO:0004338 - glucan exo-1,3-beta-glucosidase activity [Evidence IEA]; GO_function: GO:0004338 - glucan exo-1,3-beta-glucosidase activity [Evidence IDA] [PMID 7875558]; GO_function: GO:0016787 - hydrolase activity [Evidence IEA]; GO_function: GO:0016798 - hydrolase activity, acting on glycosyl bonds [Evidence IEA]; GO_function: GO:0004553 - hydrolase activity, hydrolyzing O-glycosyl compounds [Evidence IEA]; GO_process: GO:0005975 - carbohydrate metabolic process [Evidence IEA]; GO_process: GO:0031505 - fungal-type cell wall organization [Evidence IC] [PMID 7875558]; GO_process: GO:0008152 - metabolic process [Evidence IEA]); its protein translation is MDNKDRRSVRDSVTQSAAPLPRPRYTFVESDMYSLNTNHSRDSDFSFLQPEEGEMYDEHDDHESTNEQANIFQPPVPPISSHRRGSNTSSARAPSAASSTGPAQALYQNHAANSSQQTWASSYHTTKGSNGMGGGLNPINSASLHNGSSTIVAEEGTVPAHQAIKATTPFDDHLDPAPIPPPVKPYSGTGFNEKSLASDGQIDGTGMPDNGSPDGNGASGKRGKKKLWIFIGIVALIAILAAVLIPIGLLVIGKNNKDTSRTQQSPSSTSGPSSTSTATSDNSIPSSAKGTILDPSTWLDKTDFNTTYTNATVGGLSIMGLNSTWDDSAQANPHVPPLNEPFPYGELPIRGVNLGGWLVTEPFITPSFFSNTSNPPIVDEWTLVGSLNASGGMANVKQTLETHYATWVNETTLQEIAAAGLDHVRIPYGYWAVKTYPGDQYLPQVSWRYLLRAIEWCRKYGLRVSLDFHAAPGSQNGWNHSGRQGYPHWLNGTQGLVYGNQSLELHDQLSKFFSQDRYKNIITFYGLVNEPKMQTLNNTLVIDWTSQAYDIVRNNSYTGNIVFGDGFLGAGAWKGQFPPSAYPNMTLDIHQYTIFDTYLIGLSHEAKLNLVCNQWATTMNLSSNEMTGHGPTLIGEWSQADNDCTLNLNNVGVGSRWEGNFNPGYSTPPVFTPSCDGAINCTCSPSNTNPDNYSDAYKEYLLQFAEVQMEVFESNGGWGSIYWTWDTELVESSQWSYKKGIEYGIMPKVAYQRTYNCSSQVPDYVALGLPENY